A region of Ictalurus furcatus strain D&B chromosome 1, Billie_1.0, whole genome shotgun sequence DNA encodes the following proteins:
- the LOC128606503 gene encoding uncharacterized protein LOC128606503, producing the protein MASLVKKRLRFVTWNTRGIKSPPQKFSDLLSSLISLKAHIAFIQETHVGPTCYQILENVENWNVYFTVHSPRSKGVAILISYDVPFEYICHDEDCSGGYIVLFCRLYGELYTLINVYNHKADKNVLARLKDYLRETAEGVLVVGGDFNTVLDPSFDRLSSAVLTKQSSLRAILEDFTISLNLRDTWSYLHFADGGFTRRQNESHSRLDMFFMCNDAMGRVCSSKIQSNEISDHKPLVLELKVQQQTGNIIPKVALFLKETRVDEEPDRRSGKINGAEILSAIKSLIDSKQRPDTMDVDYYKKFCCQLTETLKRKYNLMLKNKQVPEAYYSGDIFNVDCLIFSEILAKRLSVLITPSLKREKKAKFDILLTMTFEPGPQEIRWSFLEQTLRRLKQIQSVPPLDFSILDCLLPKVQNFSGELRRLRPDIPLTNAILNLALRQLEDLILRSESECRTSVSFHRQALLIHADQNKRGKVVRVLEKFQDDSGIRLTECHIID; encoded by the coding sequence ATGGCATCACTAGTGAAAAAAAGGCTCCGTTTTGTCACCTGGAACACACGTGGCATTAAAAGCCCACCCCAAAAGTTTTCAGATTTGTTGAGCAGCCTCATTTCCCTAAAGGCTCATATTGCCTTCATACAAGAGACACATGTTGGGCCAACATGTTACCAAATCTTGGAGAATGTTGAAAACTGGAATGTCTACTTCACTGTACACAGCCCTCGCAGTAAAGGAGTGGCAATACTGATCAGCTATGATGTACCATTTGAGTACATTTGCCATGATGAGGATTGCAGTGGAGGTTACATTGTGCTCTTCTGTCGTCTGTATGGTGAACTGTACACTCTCATTAATGTGTACAATCATAAGGCAGACAAAAATGTCTTGGCTAGATTGAAAGACTATTTGAGGGAAACAGCTGAGGGTGTGCTAGTGGTTGGAGGTGATTTCAACACTGTTTTGGATCCCAGCTTTGATCGGTTATCTTCAGCTGTTCTCACAAAGCAGTCTTCACTAAGAGCTATTTTAGAAGACTTTACTATTTCTTTGAATCTCAGAGACACCTGGTCATACCTTCACTTTGCTGATGGAGGCTTTACACGACGTCAGAATGAGAGTCACTCCAGGTTGGACATGTTTTTCATGTGCAACGATGCAATGGGACGGGTGTGTAGTAGCAAAATACAGAGCAATGAAATTTCAGATCACAAGCCTCTTGTCCTAGAACTCAAAGTGCAGCAACAGACTGGAAATATAATTCCAAAGGTAGCCTTGTTTTTGAAGGAAACTAGAGTTGATGAAGAACCTGACCGAAGATCAGGGAAGATTAATGGGGCAGAAATACTGAGTGCCATCAAGTCTTTGATTGACTCCAAACAAAGACCTGATACAATGGATGTGGATTACTATAAAAAGTTTTGTTGTCAGTTGACTGAGACCTTAAAGAGAAAGTATAACCTCATGTTAAAGAATAAGCAGGTACCTGAAGCTTATTATTCAGGAGACATTTTCAATGTTGACTGTTTGatattttcagaaatattgGCCAAGCGCCTTAGTGTGCTCATTACTCCTTCtctgaagagagagaagaaagcaaAGTTTGATATTCTTCTTACCATGACCTTCGAGCCAGGCCCACAAGAAATCAGGTGGTCCTTCCTGGAACAAACCCTCAGGAGACTAAAACAGATACAATCTGTCCCTCCATTAGACTTCAGCATTCTGGACTGCCTTCTTCCTAAAGTCCAAAACTTTTCAGGAGAACTCAGACGTCTGCGTCCTGACATTCCCCTCACCAACGCTATCCTCAATCTGGCTCTGAGACAACTAGAAGATCTGATTCTCAGAAGTGAGTCAGAGTGCAGGACCAGTGTTTCCTTTCACAGACAGGCACTGCTCATACATGCAGACCAGAACAAACGGGGGAAAGTTGTTAGGGTACTAGAGAAATTCCAGGACGACTCAGGAATTAGGCTTACAGAATGCCACATAATAGATTGA